The Gouania willdenowi chromosome 7, fGouWil2.1, whole genome shotgun sequence genome includes a window with the following:
- the gnat2 gene encoding guanine nucleotide-binding protein G(t) subunit alpha-2 produces MGAGASAEDKKSKELEKQLQEDADKDSKTVKLLLLGAGESGKSTIVKQMKILHQGGYTKEEQLEFRAVVYGNILQSALAIIRGMEMLGIDFGSPSSQEDSQKLQNLSDSIEEGTMPPELAAVIQKLWKDTGVQAGFERAAEFQLNDSAGYYLSDLDRICKPDYLPTEQDVLRSRVKTTGIIEEQFSCKELHFRMFDVGGQRSERKKWIHCFEGVTCIIFCGALSAYDMVLVEDDEVNRMHESLHLFNSICNHRFFALTSIVLFLNKKDLFEDKIKKVHLSICFPDYDGPNTYDDASNYIKAQFLELNMKKGVKEIYSHLTCATDTKNVEIVFNAVTDIIIKENLKDCGLF; encoded by the exons GCGCTGGTGAGTCAGGGAAAAGTACCATCGTAAAACAAATGAA GATTCTGCATCAAGGTGGTTACACAAAAGAGGAGCAACTGGAGTTTAGGGCAGTCGTCTACGGCAACATCCTGCAATCTGCTCTGGCCATCATCAGAGGCATGGAGATGCTCGGCATTGATTTTGGCTCGCCCTCTTCACAG GAGGACTCACAGAAGCTGCAGAACTTGTCAGACTCCATTGAAGAAGGTACTATGCCACCTGAGCTGGCGGCTGTCATTCAGAAGCTGTGGAAAGACACGGGTGTGCAGGCTGGCTTTGAGAGAGCTGCTGAGTTTCAACTCAACGACTCCGCTGGATA TTACCTCAGTGATTTGGACCGAATCTGCAAGCCTGACTATCTCCCAACTGAGCAAGACGTGCTGCGATCTCGAGTCAAAACAACCGGTATCATCGAAGAACAGTTCTCCTGCAAAGAGTTGCACTTCAG GATGTTTGATGTGGGCGGCCAGAGGTCAGAGAGAAAGAAGTGGATCCATTGTTTTGAGGGTGTGACCTGCATCATTTTCTGCGGAGCCCTCAGTGCATATGACATGGTGCTGGTAGAGGACGATGAAGTT AACCGCATGCACGAGTCCCTTCATCTATTCAACAGTATCTGCAACCACAGATTCTTTGCACTGACCTCCATCGTGCTTTTCCTCAACAAGAAGGATCTGTTTGAGGATAAGATCAAGAAAGTCCATCTGAGCATCTGCTTCCCCGACTACGATG GTCCAAACACATATGATGACGCCAGCAACTACATCAAGGCACAGTTCCTGGAGCTGAACATGAAGAAGGGTGTGAAAGAAATCTACTCTCATTTGACCTGTGCCACTGATACAAAGAACGTGGAGATTGTGTTCAATGCCGTGACAGACATCATCATCAAAGAAAACCTTAAAGACTGCGGTCTTTTTTAA